Below is a genomic region from Syntrophales bacterium.
ATGCAGTGGTGGTGTGGGAGGAGGGGAGTCGTGAGGCTCCCCCCTATCCCGATTATCTGTCCTGAGACAATCTTTGTCCTCACGGCAAAGATATATTTTGAAGAAATTGGCAGGGTATTAGGGTTGTTTCTCGATTGTCATGACAATTATTTTTGCCAGGCCAGGGACAGAAAAGTTGGAAAACTGGGACTGGATATTAAATTAAAGAAATTGAGCGTTTGATTGAGGAAAGACGGGCGGCAAGAGCGGCTAAGGACTGGGAGAAAGCCGATGAGATCAGACGTCTCCTTGCAGAAAAAGGGGTGAGCCTCAAAGATACCCCTGCCGGCGCCACGTGGGAAATCGAATAAAGATTAAGATTCCTTCAATATCATGCATAGCGCTGTGGTGAGCTTAATCGTATCTTCATCGGCCTTTCTCAGCCTTGCACTAATGATCCTGGCCAGGTTCAGCAGCATCCGGTAACCAAGCTCGTGGTCTTTCTCGGCAAGCCTTAAAAAATCATCCCTTTTAATCTTATATACGAGACAGTTCGTCAATGCCTTGACCGTGGCTGTCCTCTTTTGTTTTTCCAGAAGAGCAATTTCACCAAATACGGCATGATGCTTGGCATCCAATCTTGTAAAAACCTTACTCTTTTCCCTATCCTCCTCATCCATGTCACTTATGATCAGACTCTTCACCACCTCCACGGTTCCCTCCATGATGATGTACATGGAATCACCGGCATCTCCCTCTCTCATGATGATCTCATTTTCGGGAAATTTGACAGGATGTAAGATATCTGAGACCTTACTGATCTGTTCGGGAGTGAGGTTTCGGAAAAGTTCTATCTCTCGCAAGAGCAAGTCATCTTTCATCAAAGATCCCCTGAGTTATGACGGTTACATTTTGTGGGGTATCGTCCTGGAAAGCGCCACGGCAAAGTCTTCTCCACCAACGATGTACTCGTCCTCGGGATTTATCATAACTCTCATTTCGTCTTTTTTGTAAGAAAGGTCTTTTTTCGACTCTCTTATCCGCTCCTTAATGAAGGTGTCAATAACGGATGTGTCGTCTGAAAGAAGGTCTTCCAATTTCATCGCCCTTTTTTCCCTGAGGAGGCCGAGGAGAATCGCATGTTTACCCCGATAGTATGCCGACAACTCCTTGAATGTCCTGCCAACAAAATGGCGAGGAATTTCGATTCTCCACAATTTATTGGTATCACCGAGGGATAGGATACCGGATAATATCTTCGGCAGACCGGGGGAGTTTATAGCGCTGGCTAAGAAGGACCCGACATGTTCTCCCCTGACAATGATTTCGTCAACACTGGCCCTCTGGAGATGCGGTCTGTTTTCACTGTCTAAGAGCTCGGCAACGATTCTGACCACGGGGGCAATTGACTTGATCGTCAAGGCCGCAAGGGTTGTTCTTTCATCAATTCTATCCTTCGCATGGCTCCCAGAGGTATCCGCCATAATTAAGGCAAATCTCGCCCTGGTAATATTGGCTCTTAAGAGCACGTCCTCATGGACATAATTCCCTCTCAAGAATCTCAGATTATATTTACTGTACTTGAGTCTTAGAGAGTCTATCTCGTCAACGGAAAGTTCATTGATCAGGACGATGGATGTATCCCCCATGGAACCATACGTGGTAAGGCCCAGGAGAACATCCTCGGTATACTGATTCCAGCCACATATAATAATATGGTCTCTTTCTCTAACTGATTCCAAGCCCTTTTCCTCCCTTATCTTTTTTTCTACAAACATGGAAGCAATGGTGGCTGTTAATAGAGACATCAGACCGACACCAGAAAAAATCAGTAACAATCCGACGATTTTTCCACCGAGCGTTATGGGATACTTGTCACCGTAACCGACGGTGCCCATGGTCACGACAGCCCACCAGATGCCGTCCCAGATGGAGCGGATGTTAGCTTCCCCCCTCGCCTGTTCAAAGTAGTAAATACCCATTGAACTCAGGAAGATAACGCCTACCGTGATGGTTGCAATCTGCAAGAGGCGTTTCCTGGACAACCATCCAGCAATCTTTACGAATCTTCCCGATAAAGGCCCTATTTTCATTGACCTCATTGGAATTCGAGTTTCAAGTTTCAAAACTCAAGTTTTAAATTTCAAGACTTATGACTTATGACTTACGACTTGCACTTTTCACCGGTGGTCGTATGCGGAAAAATGCATGGTAAAGACGGCCCTGCCCTGGGTAGCGGATCGAAGGTCGGTAGAATACCCAAACATCGCTTTCAGGGGAACTTTTGCCTTGATCTCACTGATAGTCCCTTTTGGTGTTATCGCCTGTATTTCACCCTTCCTCGCATTGATGTCTCCAACGACCTCTCCCGTGAATCCACCAGGTGTAATGATATTAACCATCATGATCGGCTCAAGGAGAATG
It encodes:
- a CDS encoding cyclic nucleotide-binding domain-containing protein, translating into MKDDLLLREIELFRNLTPEQISKVSDILHPVKFPENEIIMREGDAGDSMYIIMEGTVEVVKSLIISDMDEEDREKSKVFTRLDAKHHAVFGEIALLEKQKRTATVKALTNCLVYKIKRDDFLRLAEKDHELGYRMLLNLARIISARLRKADEDTIKLTTALCMILKES
- a CDS encoding ion channel → MKIGPLSGRFVKIAGWLSRKRLLQIATITVGVIFLSSMGIYYFEQARGEANIRSIWDGIWWAVVTMGTVGYGDKYPITLGGKIVGLLLIFSGVGLMSLLTATIASMFVEKKIREEKGLESVRERDHIIICGWNQYTEDVLLGLTTYGSMGDTSIVLINELSVDEIDSLRLKYSKYNLRFLRGNYVHEDVLLRANITRARFALIMADTSGSHAKDRIDERTTLAALTIKSIAPVVRIVAELLDSENRPHLQRASVDEIIVRGEHVGSFLASAINSPGLPKILSGILSLGDTNKLWRIEIPRHFVGRTFKELSAYYRGKHAILLGLLREKRAMKLEDLLSDDTSVIDTFIKERIRESKKDLSYKKDEMRVMINPEDEYIVGGEDFAVALSRTIPHKM